GAAGCCGACAGCGAGGCGATGCCGAATGCCAGAGGGCTCGGCGATTCCACGCCGATGAGGTCGACCTCGATCTCGCCGCTCTTGATCCCCCGCACGATCTCCTGGATGTGGTCGATCTCCAGCTTATCCTCGATTATTTCCCGGTACGACTCTTCCAGTACCGAGAAGTTTTCCAGCTTGTGGGCGTACGAGAGCATCATGTCGGCCGATACCTGCTGGCGCCTTGCGCTCTTCTGGTGGCCCTTATAGTTCCTCAGTATCATCAGCGAGCGTGTGGCATTGATACGGAACATCCGCTTGAGAAGCTGACTTTCCTCCAGCGAATAGCGGAGGATCTCCTTCGCGCTGCTCTCGTCCAGGGACTTGAGATATTCTTCGATGTCCAGCTTCTTCGAGAGCGGTACCGAGAGGAAGAACCCGTGGTCGCTCACCGAGAGCGTCACGTTGCTGGTACGCTCACGGGACACTATGTATGCCATGATGCGGCTGAGGCCGTCGTTGAACGGCCTGCCGTAGAGCGAGTGGAAATAGTAGTAGCGCCGGTAGTGCTCCTTGTCCAGGTGCTCCTCGATGACGAGCCTGTGCCTTGTCGAGATCGATTCTGCCTTAGAGTAGCGCACCTGCTCGTCGAAGATCTGGTAGATGCTCGCCGCCGAGTTCTCGTCGATGGGATAATTTTCTAAAAGCCACTTGTATGTACTCCGGTCGCCGGTACGCTTCGCCATGTTCTCCTTGAAGTCCAGGATGTGGAGCGCCAGGTCGAAGGAAAGAGGCAGCCTTTCGGAGAACCATGATGGAACTGTGGGGCGGCTACTGGACGGGTCAACGTAGACCTTGCTGCCACGGCGGTATAAGAATTCATAAAATTTGCCGCCCAGGACAAACACGTCGCCCTTCTGTAATTTTTCTAAATATTGCTCGTCCAGGCTGCCCACCCAGCCGTGGTCGGCGCGGGTGATGACGTCGCACTTGAACTCGTCCGGTATGACGCCGATATTCGTGTAATATATCATCCTGGCCAGCTTGCCGCGGCGGCCGATCTTGTTCGTTTCCGGGTCATACCATATCTTGCCGTAGATGTTCTTCTCTTCCATGCCCGGGAGGGCTCCGGCGAGATAGCTTATGACACTCATGAAGTCCGAGTCGGTTAAATTACGATAGCAGTAGCAGCGCTTGATGATCTTTTTTACCCTTTCGATGTCCATGGGCTCGTTGATGGCCATGCCGAAGATATGCTGTGTCAGAACGTCCAGGCAGTTCTCGGGAACGTGGACGCCGTCGATGAACCCCTCCTGCGCCTTCTTCAGCATCACGGCGCACTCGATGAGCTCGTCGCGGTCGAGGGCTATAACCCGGCCTTTCACTGTCTGGCCCAGCCGGTGGCCGGCACGGCCGATGCGCTGCAGGAGCGCCGACACTGACTTGGGGGAGCCCACCTGGATGACCATGTCCAGATACGGCATGTCGATGCCTAATTCTAACGACGTCGATGATGTAACGACCTTTACTTTGCCCGTTTTCAGCTTTTCTTCGATGTCCAGGCGGCCGTCCTTGCCCAGCGAGCCGTGGTGGCAGCCGGAATTTTCCTCGGTATAGCACTCGGGGTACGTTTTGCGTAGATGGTAGAGTATTCGCTCTGCGCCGCTTCTCGTGTTGGTGAATATGAGGGTATTCTGGTGTTCCTGCACCAGCCCATGGATCATCGAATACAGTTCGCGATTAACGGTCTGCGAGGGCGCGTTGATGAGGTCTGGTACGGGGCAGAGTAATTTGAGCTCGTAGTCACGGACGAACCTCGTGTCAACGATGCTGACCTCGCGGTCGACGCCGTCCACGTTGCCGGCCAGGAACCGGGCTATGGTATCGAGCGGCTCCACGGTGGCGCTGCAGCCGATGCGGACGAACGGCGCCTTAACGATCTCTTCCAGCCTTTCCAGGCTTAGTGAAAGGAAAACGCCCCTCTTGGTGTCGGCCATGGAGTGGATCTCGTCCACGATGACCCAGCGCACCGTGCGCAGCTTTTCCGCGAACTTGGGCGAGTTCAGCAGGATGGCCAGCGTCTCCGGGGTCGTGTTCAGGATGTGCGGTGTCTTCCTGAGCATTGAAGCGCGCTCGTCCGTAGCCGTGTCGCCGTGCCGGATGGCGTGGCGAATGAGGATCTCTTCGCCGTATTCCTTGCTGATGGCCGTAAGCGGCTCCTCTAAGTTCTTATGGATATCGTTCGCCAGCGACTTCAGCGGCGAGATGTAAATGCAATAAACGCTATTCTCCAGGCCCTCTTCCGTCTTGGCCAGTAAGAACAGCTCGTTGATGATGGCTGTAAAGGCCGATAAAGTCTTGCCCGAGCCCGTCGGGCTGCAGATGAGGACGTTCCTGCCCTCGTGGATGAGCGGTATGGCCAGCCGCTGCGGCGGCGTAAAATAGCCTCCGTTGACGTCCTTGAGGCCGCCGAACTTGTCCTTCCACCACTTCCGGACGGAGGGCTTAAAAAGACTGAGGATCTCTTCGTCCGTGTGCCTCAGGGTGGCATAGCTGATGGAGGATGGCGGAGCGTAAGAGGGTTTGTTTTTCCTTTTCGCTGTCATTCAAAAATTCCCGTTTCTAATCGGCTGTCTAATTCGGATGTACGTTTAAAAGCTTTCTCTATGCGGCCCGAATGTAATAATTAATTTCACGCTGCTCAATCGATAGGCATTTGTTATTATAAAATAATCCATTACTCATTATGCCCACGTATTCGCATTCCCGCCTGTCGGCCTATGAGAACTGCCCTTTAAAGTACAGGTTTGCCTATGTCGACCGGGTAAAGCTTGAGCGGATGCCCGAGTCTATCGAGGCGTTCATGGGGAAGCGGGTGCACGAGACGCTGGAAAAGCTCTACTCCGACCGCATGCTGTCCAAAGATAATACGCTGGACGAGCTTCTTGATTTCTATGACGGGTTATGGGGCAAGAACTGGAGCGATGACGTACAGATCGTCCGTAAGGACCTGACGGCGGATAATTATCACGAGACAGGCCGGCGATGCATCGCCGACTATTTTAAGCGCTATACTCCTTTTAGCCAGGGCCGGACGCTCAAGCTGGAGGCGCCCGTCTACATCGACATAGACGGCTACCGGCTGATGGGCTATATCGACCGTCTCGACTTTTTAGGCGCCGGCCGCTACGAGATCCATGACTATAAGACGTCGAGGAGCCTGCCGGCGCAGAGCTATTTCGATGACGACAGGCAGCTCGCGCTGTACCAGATCGGCGTCCATAAGATGTGGAAGGATGCCGAGAATGTGGACCTGGTTTGGCATTACCTGGTCTACGACCGGGAGATGCGGTCGTGCCGGTCGCCGGAGTGCCTGGAAAGGCTGAAGGAGAGCGTCGTCGGCGTGATACTGCAGATCGAGGCTGCGGAGAAGGAGTACGATTTCCCGGCCAACGAGAGCGGTTTATGTGATTGGTGCGAGTACCGGTCGCTCTGCCCGACATGCAAGCACGAGGCTGCTGTCGAGAATCTACCTGCGAATGAGTTCCTGAATGATGATGGAGTGAAGCTGGTCAACCATTATGCGAAGCTCTTTGAGGAGAAAAAGGAACTAAACGAGCGCATGGATGCCCGGCTGGAGCTGCTGCGGGACGCGATCATCGAATATGCGAAGCGCGAGGGCGTCGACGTTATCAGGGGAAGCGACCGCAAGCTGAAGGTCAAGTTCGAGACGAAGCCAAAATTCCCGGCGAAGGGGGACGACGAGCGGGAAGCGCTGGAGCTATTGCTTAAAAGTGCCGGCGCATGGGATGAGCTGAGCACGCTGGATACTTTCGCCCTTGCCAGGGCCCTAAAAAATGAAAAGCTCGATCCGGCTTTGATAAGCAATCTGCGGCAATTCATGATGACCGAGGAGTCTTATCGGATTACGCTGTCATATTTGAAGGGCGATGAAGAATAACAATACCTTGCATTATTTTACCTTTCATGCTTTCGTGTTGAAAAAACCAAACAATCCGGCCTGAGTCAAAAACCCGGCGCGCATCCAAATTATCGAAAATCATTAGATACAATAGAGCATAAAAGAAGGTGTCATGATAGAGCCGGCTCTGGAACGTAAGCTGTTCGACCTCAGGCGCATTCTCAAGGACATGGGCAGCATGCTCGTTGCTTTCAGCGGCGGCGTGGACTCGACCTTCCTGCTCAAGTGCGCCGTCGATACTCTCGGCACAGAAAAAGTGGCGGCAGCCACGGCCATCTCCGAAATACTTTCGCCGGAAGACCTGGGCCAGGCAACATCTATCGCAAAAGACCTCGGCGTCAGGCACATCACCCTGATGTCCTCCGAAATGGAGAACTCCGAGTTCATCGCCAACACGCCCGAGCGCTGTTACGTATGCAAAAAGGGCCGATTCTCAAGGCTAATCGTAGAAAAAGAAAAGCTCGGCCTGGCATATATCGCAGACGGCTCAAACAAGGACGACGAGGCTGACTACCGCCCCGGCGAGCGGGCAATGAAAGAGCTTAACATCCACAGCCCGCTGAGGGAAGCCGGCCTATACAAGTCGGAGATCAGGGAGCTGTCCAGAGAAATGGGACTGCCCACGTGGGATAAGCCCTCCATAGCGTGCCTCGCCACGCGCATACCATATGGCCAGGCAATTACGAAGGATAAGATACATATGGTCAGGGATGCCGAGCAGGCACTGCACTGCTTCGGCTTTACCCAGCTCAGGGTAAGGTACCATGGAGACCTGGCCAGGATCGAGGTACCCGAAAAGGAGCTTGCAGACGCTATAAAATACAGGGCAGAGATCGTGGAGAAGGTAAAAAAGGCCGGATTCACGTATGTAGCCCTCGACCTGCAGGGTTTCAGAAGCGGCAGCATGAACGAAGTACTGAAGGGGCGCTAACATGAAGATCATCTACTTAGACTGCTTTTCGGGCATCAGCGGCGACATGTTCCTGGGCGCCATGGTCGACATGGGGATCCCGATCGGCACGCTAGCATCCGGGCTTTACGGGCTGGGACTGGACATAAGGCTCGACGTGAAAAAGGTACGAAAGCACGGCATCGCGGGCACGAAGCTCGACGTCATCGCCCCCGATACCGCGCATGAAAGGCATCTCTCCGACATCCTCGAGATCATCGACGCCAGCGCTCTTGAAAGCGATATCAAAGCCGCCTCAGGCAATATATTCCGGCGGCTCGCGGAGGCGGAGGCAAAGGTGCACGGCATTTCCGCCGAAGAGGTCCACTTCCACGAGGTCGGCGCGCTCGATACTATCGCGGACGTCGTCGGGGCGGCCATCTGCTACAAAGCGTCGGGCGCCGAAGCCCTGTTCTCATCGCCCGTGAACGTCGGCAGCGGCTTCGTGAAAACGTCCCACGGGCTCCTGCCGGTCCCGGCGCCGGCGACGCTGGAACTATTAAAAGGCGCATCCATCTATTCGACCGGCATCCAGTCCGAGCTCGTAACGCCGACGGGCGCCGCCATCCTTGCCGGCCTCTGCGGAGGCTATGGGCCCATGCCCTACATGACAGCAGAAAAAACGGGCTACGGCGCGGGAACAAAGGACCTCGAGGCGCCCAACCTGCTGAGAGCCGTCCTCGGGGAAAAGATACAAAAAAAGGCCTGATCCTAAGATTCCTTTTCTTGTTCCGGCTCAGACTGTTTAGACCGGATACGGGCCAACTCGTTTTCCATATAGCTCGTGATATAGGGGGTGGCCAGTGCTACGGCCTCCGAAAGTAGCTTCGAGCTAAAAGACTTGACTTCCCGCTCCTTTACTTCAACCTGGGGCTGCACGATGACTTCCCGCTTAATGACCTTCGTCTTAGGGATAAGCAGGCTCAGCAGGCTGTAGAGCGCGAACCCCGCGCCGGCGGCCGTTCCAACGGTAGCGTACGGGTGAGCCTTAACGGTATCCGTGACCGGCTTCGTGGCCTCCTCCGGTATCGCCGTGATCGACTTTTTCAGGCTCTCGAACGATTCGGCCAGCCGGGCCTCCGTTGCCTTGACATCCTCCTCGGTCACGGCCTTCCGCGGCATCGGCAGCATCAGGGCGCCTCCTCGGCCTTAGGCGTCTTCAATATCAGCTTGCGGGCGAACATAAAATAGGTGAGCACGATAGCCAGCAGCATCGCAACAACGCCGCAGATGAGCAGCGCGGCCCAGAGGGGTATCAGCGACGAGATGAAGAGTATGGCGCCGACGCTCAAGGCGACCGTTCCCACGACCAGGAGCGACGCGACCACTGCGATATAGACGATCTGCTCCAGGACGAACTCTAGCGGGTCGAGCAGGTAGTGCTGTATATAGAGGTCCGTCTTCTGCCGCAGGTACAGGTCCAGGTTCCTGGCCAGGGCGGCGAACTCGGCCTCCAGGGAGGGCTTTGCCGGCCCTGCAGCGGCCTCATCGGGCAATTTTACACCTCTAGTCGCGCCGTATGAGCAGCGCGCCGATCAGTATGCCTGCGCCGGCCGCAATGGCGATCGACATGAACGGGTGCTCGGTAATAAAGTCCTCGACGGGCTCGACCTTCCGGCCCATGTCTCCCTTGAGCGTATCGATCCTGGCCCCGGTTTCATTGAGAACGGCCTTGATATCTTCCCCCGTCGCCGTAATGCTCATTTCCCTGAGCTTTCTCGCAGCCTCTTCAAGGGTGTCGGCAGCCTGGACTTTTAACTTTTCCGCCCCTCCGAACGTCTTATCGACGGCGTGTTCCACATATTGCTCCATATTTAATCACCTTAAAATAATATACACTATAATGTAATAATATTTCGCAATTGCTTATATGGAGATGACCGGTTAATAAAAGGAATTATACGATACTCTTACCTGTCCAGCGCTTTTACGTTATCCATCATCTCCTCGAGCGCCCACTCCAGCGCTTCCTCGTTATGGTACTCTTCCAGGTATTTTTCCAGCGTCGAAGGCTGCATACTTTTCATTTCCCGCGCCAGCGCGGCCATGCCTGGCACTGCCCGGACAATGTTATCGACGATGGTGACCGTCGCCTTCCTGGCCGACCTCGACATCGGGTTGAGGTCTACGACGATGACCTTCTTGCCCATCTTTACAAGGGCTTCGCACCTGTCCCCGTCCTCCAGCGGCACTAGCACTACGTCCGCCGCATAAATGCCTTCGGAGGCGGCCTTCGCCCTTTCATGGGAAAGCCCCGGTATGAGCCTGTCCGGCTTATCGCCATAAACCCTGGCGGCTCCTTTCGACTTCAATAAAGAGATGATCTTCGCCGCCCTTTCCTCGGTGCGGTGGAACAGGTTGACTTCCAGCGGGGCATCCAGAGCTTTCGAGAGTTCCACGAGCTCTCCGGATACGAGAGCGGCCGCATTGCCGTTGACCGAAATGACGGGCCTCTTCGCCAGCAGCATCATGGCGACCGCCGCTTTTTCAGCCCGTTCTGCCGACGCGGTCGTGCGCTCCCCGAGAAGATAGTCGAACGCTTCGCCGCGGCCCTGCGCGATGAGGCCCTGCATGCTCGCGATGCCATCCTTCACGCCCTTAACCAGCAGCTCCCTCGTCAATAGCGACTTATAACGGGGGTGATCTTCGGGAATGTCGGTCATGGTATCAAAATACCGGGGATATATACTTAAGAGTTTCGAAATATGACGGCTATTGCCGCTCCTTTAATTTGTGTTTCACGAGCTCGGCGGCCATCGTCCCGGATATCAGCATGCCGCCGAAGACCGGCCCCATGCGGTGCCCCCCGGAAACGGCGTTCGCCGCCATGCCCGTGACGACGAGCCCCGGGTATACTTCCCGCGTGGTGGCGGCGAGCATTTTTTCACCGGCCTCCGCCCACATGGATTTTTCGCCGACGACGCCTTTTCCCTCGTTGAATCCGGCACCCGCCACCTTCCTCTCGACGATACGGCAGACGCTGGCATCATGGCCCGTGGCGTCGACGACCATTTTTGCCTTTATGGATAGCGGGTCGACGTGCAGCCCCGCCATCTCCACCGCCGTCCAGTTGACGACGAGGCCGGCCACCGCGTCGTCCTCGCGTATCATCACGTCCTCGACGCTCATGAGATTAAAGATCTCCGCTCCGCTCGATACGGCCCCGGCCGCGAGCTTCGCCACGGCCTCCACGGAGTTCGCCAGGTAGTAGCCGGGCGCGTACGCCTTATACCGTATGCCAAAATCGTCCAATATATCCAGGGCGCTCTCCTGGACGACGATGCGGGGGAACATCATGCCTCCGCCCCACATGCCTCCGCCGACGGAAAGCTTTCTCTCGAAGACGGCGATCCTAAAGCCGGCCTGCGCCAGGTATGCGGCGCAGACGAGCCCCGATGGCCCGGCCCCGACGATCCCGGCGTCAATATCCGTATATTCGAGGAACGCCCGGTAAAAATCTTCGATAATAGCCTTTGAGATCGTTACTTCATCCAGGCCCATACAGCTGCCTCACGTACATGTACGTTACTCTTCCCGATGCCGTGATCTAATCTGTTCATCTCCCGTATATACCCATTAGCACGCCCTGCGCCAGTACGTGGCCGTCCATGGCCTTCAGCAGCCCCTCCTTTGTGGCACCTGGCCCCAGGCTGAGCCGGTTATCTAGCGCGTAGACGTTAAACCGGTAATGATGGGGCTTCCCCGGAGGAGGGCACGGCCCGCCGTAGCCTATCCGGCCGAAATGGTTCTTGCCCTGTGTCGTGCCGTCGTCGAGCCGGTCCAGGGCTGTCACGTATTGCTCAAAACGGGTGACGTTGTATGGAATGTTGTAGATGACCCAGTGTGTGAATACGCCGCCGGGCGCATCCGGGTCGTCCATGATGAGAGCATATGACTCCGTTGCCGTCGGCCCTCTGGACCATTCTATAGGCGGCGATACGTCCTCGCCGTCGCACGTATATTTCGCCGGTATCCGGTCCCCGCTCGCGAATACCGGGCTTCTGACGTCTAGCTTTACCTCCTGTGCAGTCCCGCTAAAACGAACGAGCATAACCATGAAAAGTAACGCCGCGGCCGCTTCCAGTAACTTTCTATCCATCGCCATACCTTCACGGGAAATAACACTGGTTAAAAATAGAAGATTTTGCATTTGAAATAGCGGGGGCAAAGGCCCCCATAACGCTTTTAGAAGAACTGGAGCGTGAACTCCTGCGGCGCATTGCCGGAGATGCACGCGTTACACAGACCACCAAAAGGGCTCGTTCCGGCAGTGTAGAAGCTGGTAGCGAACGTGTTGTCCTCCAGCGCCTGGTTACCCCACTCCTGGTTCACGGCCTGGTCGGCGGATGCCGGATAGGCGCTAAAGACCGACGGCAGCCAGGAGCCAATGCCATACGGAAGCCCGTTATCGCATCCTGGTATAGGCGGACAGGCCGGCCCCACGGGCGGGACCCATCCGGCGCCATATCCATAGGACGGTGCTGAGTATGCGTTGGCGGCCGCGCTCGCGGCGGCGCCCGAGCCGAGCGTGGTCAGGTCGTGCGAATACGTGTTGAA
This genomic window from Methanocella sp. contains:
- a CDS encoding ATP-dependent helicase gives rise to the protein MTAKRKNKPSYAPPSSISYATLRHTDEEILSLFKPSVRKWWKDKFGGLKDVNGGYFTPPQRLAIPLIHEGRNVLICSPTGSGKTLSAFTAIINELFLLAKTEEGLENSVYCIYISPLKSLANDIHKNLEEPLTAISKEYGEEILIRHAIRHGDTATDERASMLRKTPHILNTTPETLAILLNSPKFAEKLRTVRWVIVDEIHSMADTKRGVFLSLSLERLEEIVKAPFVRIGCSATVEPLDTIARFLAGNVDGVDREVSIVDTRFVRDYELKLLCPVPDLINAPSQTVNRELYSMIHGLVQEHQNTLIFTNTRSGAERILYHLRKTYPECYTEENSGCHHGSLGKDGRLDIEEKLKTGKVKVVTSSTSLELGIDMPYLDMVIQVGSPKSVSALLQRIGRAGHRLGQTVKGRVIALDRDELIECAVMLKKAQEGFIDGVHVPENCLDVLTQHIFGMAINEPMDIERVKKIIKRCYCYRNLTDSDFMSVISYLAGALPGMEEKNIYGKIWYDPETNKIGRRGKLARMIYYTNIGVIPDEFKCDVITRADHGWVGSLDEQYLEKLQKGDVFVLGGKFYEFLYRRGSKVYVDPSSSRPTVPSWFSERLPLSFDLALHILDFKENMAKRTGDRSTYKWLLENYPIDENSAASIYQIFDEQVRYSKAESISTRHRLVIEEHLDKEHYRRYYYFHSLYGRPFNDGLSRIMAYIVSRERTSNVTLSVSDHGFFLSVPLSKKLDIEEYLKSLDESSAKEILRYSLEESQLLKRMFRINATRSLMILRNYKGHQKSARRQQVSADMMLSYAHKLENFSVLEESYREIIEDKLEIDHIQEIVRGIKSGEIEVDLIGVESPSPLAFGIASLSASDVVLAEDKNSLLKEFHKRVLAKIGKTK
- a CDS encoding DUF883 C-terminal domain-containing protein, whose product is MLPMPRKAVTEEDVKATEARLAESFESLKKSITAIPEEATKPVTDTVKAHPYATVGTAAGAGFALYSLLSLLIPKTKVIKREVIVQPQVEVKEREVKSFSSKLLSEAVALATPYITSYMENELARIRSKQSEPEQEKES
- a CDS encoding YbhB/YbcL family Raf kinase inhibitor-like protein — protein: MDRKLLEAAAALLFMVMLVRFSGTAQEVKLDVRSPVFASGDRIPAKYTCDGEDVSPPIEWSRGPTATESYALIMDDPDAPGGVFTHWVIYNIPYNVTRFEQYVTALDRLDDGTTQGKNHFGRIGYGGPCPPPGKPHHYRFNVYALDNRLSLGPGATKEGLLKAMDGHVLAQGVLMGIYGR
- a CDS encoding sulfide-dependent adenosine diphosphate thiazole synthase, with amino-acid sequence MGLDEVTISKAIIEDFYRAFLEYTDIDAGIVGAGPSGLVCAAYLAQAGFRIAVFERKLSVGGGMWGGGMMFPRIVVQESALDILDDFGIRYKAYAPGYYLANSVEAVAKLAAGAVSSGAEIFNLMSVEDVMIREDDAVAGLVVNWTAVEMAGLHVDPLSIKAKMVVDATGHDASVCRIVERKVAGAGFNEGKGVVGEKSMWAEAGEKMLAATTREVYPGLVVTGMAANAVSGGHRMGPVFGGMLISGTMAAELVKHKLKERQ
- the larC gene encoding nickel pincer cofactor biosynthesis protein LarC, whose protein sequence is MKIIYLDCFSGISGDMFLGAMVDMGIPIGTLASGLYGLGLDIRLDVKKVRKHGIAGTKLDVIAPDTAHERHLSDILEIIDASALESDIKAASGNIFRRLAEAEAKVHGISAEEVHFHEVGALDTIADVVGAAICYKASGAEALFSSPVNVGSGFVKTSHGLLPVPAPATLELLKGASIYSTGIQSELVTPTGAAILAGLCGGYGPMPYMTAEKTGYGAGTKDLEAPNLLRAVLGEKIQKKA
- a CDS encoding DUF883 family protein — its product is MEQYVEHAVDKTFGGAEKLKVQAADTLEEAARKLREMSITATGEDIKAVLNETGARIDTLKGDMGRKVEPVEDFITEHPFMSIAIAAGAGILIGALLIRRD
- a CDS encoding PD-(D/E)XK nuclease family protein, which encodes MPTYSHSRLSAYENCPLKYRFAYVDRVKLERMPESIEAFMGKRVHETLEKLYSDRMLSKDNTLDELLDFYDGLWGKNWSDDVQIVRKDLTADNYHETGRRCIADYFKRYTPFSQGRTLKLEAPVYIDIDGYRLMGYIDRLDFLGAGRYEIHDYKTSRSLPAQSYFDDDRQLALYQIGVHKMWKDAENVDLVWHYLVYDREMRSCRSPECLERLKESVVGVILQIEAAEKEYDFPANESGLCDWCEYRSLCPTCKHEAAVENLPANEFLNDDGVKLVNHYAKLFEEKKELNERMDARLELLRDAIIEYAKREGVDVIRGSDRKLKVKFETKPKFPAKGDDEREALELLLKSAGAWDELSTLDTFALARALKNEKLDPALISNLRQFMMTEESYRITLSYLKGDEE
- a CDS encoding 4-phosphopantoate--beta-alanine ligase; protein product: MTDIPEDHPRYKSLLTRELLVKGVKDGIASMQGLIAQGRGEAFDYLLGERTTASAERAEKAAVAMMLLAKRPVISVNGNAAALVSGELVELSKALDAPLEVNLFHRTEERAAKIISLLKSKGAARVYGDKPDRLIPGLSHERAKAASEGIYAADVVLVPLEDGDRCEALVKMGKKVIVVDLNPMSRSARKATVTIVDNIVRAVPGMAALAREMKSMQPSTLEKYLEEYHNEEALEWALEEMMDNVKALDR
- the larE gene encoding ATP-dependent sacrificial sulfur transferase LarE produces the protein MIEPALERKLFDLRRILKDMGSMLVAFSGGVDSTFLLKCAVDTLGTEKVAAATAISEILSPEDLGQATSIAKDLGVRHITLMSSEMENSEFIANTPERCYVCKKGRFSRLIVEKEKLGLAYIADGSNKDDEADYRPGERAMKELNIHSPLREAGLYKSEIRELSREMGLPTWDKPSIACLATRIPYGQAITKDKIHMVRDAEQALHCFGFTQLRVRYHGDLARIEVPEKELADAIKYRAEIVEKVKKAGFTYVALDLQGFRSGSMNEVLKGR